From a single Callithrix jacchus isolate 240 chromosome 5, calJac240_pri, whole genome shotgun sequence genomic region:
- the UBOX5 gene encoding RING finger protein 37 isoform X1 produces the protein MATPKLLKLLGHRAFRSPFASCASRSVAYWNVSSTQHGGPHPPEHTSLCHSAKKPKNICSTFSSWNILTTSSAHRSLEFSKASSSEDSTLQLGSPRTTRVVEEDVEVFDSFEDTRVFLELRPEYRLHSYNASETCQPLSVSEGELILHKVTVYQDHLQAQVIADYLCKLSSLPPEQHSFLLGSPRFALLCQLSVKKIELFDTQDLINILKAFVILGIPHSHSMLDVYETKCCHQVWEMSMDQLLLVADLWRYLGHRVPRFFKIFFSYLNLHWKDISLSQLVHLIYVIGENRQVSQDVMQKLESLILKYIDLLNLEEVGTICLGFFKSSTSLSEFVMRKFGDLACADMQHLSSHTLVNILKMFRFTHVDHINFMKQFGEIAPQRIPSLGVQGVMHLTLACSALRFLDEGVLNAVAASLPPRVVHCRSKDVAKILWSFGTLNYKPPNAEEFYSSLINEIQRKMPEFNQFPEHLLTCLLGLAFSEYFPIEFIDYALSPGFVRLAQERTKFDLLKELYTLDGAVGIECPDYRGNRLSAHLQQEGSELLWNLARKDMNSKPEFLETLSLLDTMLGGPQYIKHHMILPHTRSSDIEVQLDVNLKPLPFNREATPAENVAKLRLKHVAVRLTDDLMNQLLKGKARGHFQGKTESEPGQQPVELEEKAAAPLGGSLCNIADKSRAMEIAGLCPPACRQTPRVKLAIQFTNRNQYCYGSRNLLGLHSMKRRQLVRLGYRVVELSHWEWFPILKRTRLEKLAFLHEKVFTSAL, from the coding sequence ATGGCAACTCCCAAGTTGTTAAAACTTTTAGGACACCGAGCATTTCGCAGTCCTTTTGCCTCCTGTGCCTCCCGAAGTGTGGCATATTGGAATGTGAGCAGCACACAGCATGGGGGACCACACCCTCCAGAACACACAAGCCTCTGCCATTCTGCCAAGAAACCTAAGAACATTTGTAGCACCTTCTCTTCTTGGAATATCCTCACAACCAGCAGTGCCCACCGAAGTTTGGAATTCAGCAAGGCTTCTTCCTCTGAGGACAGCACATTGCAGCTGGGCTCACCCAGGACCACGAGAGTTGTTGAAGAGGATGTAGAAGTTTTTGATTCCTTTGAAGACACCCGAGTTTTTCTTGAGCTAAGACCAGAATACCGTCTTCACAGCTATAACGCATCCGAGACTTGTCAGCCCCTGTCTGTTTCAGAAGGTGAACTAATTTTGCACAAAGTTACAGTTTATCAAGATCATCTCCAGGCTCAAGTCATTGCTGATTATTTGTGTAAGCTGAGCTCTTTGCCTCCAGAGCAGCATTCTTTCTTATTGGGCAGTCCCAGGTTTGCTCTGCTCTGCCAGCTGAGTGTGAAGAAGATAGAGCTCTTTGATACCCAAGATCTCATCAATATTTTGAAagcttttgtaattttaggaaTCCCTCATTCCCATTCAATGCTAGATGTATATGAGACCAAATGTTGCCATCAGGTGTGGGAGATGAGTATGGATCAGCTCCTTTTGGTGGCTGATCTCTGGAGGTACTTAGGCCACAGAGTACCtcggttttttaaaattttttttagctaTCTTAATTTGCACTGGAAAGATATATCCTTGTCCCAGCTAGTTCACTTAATTTATGTTATAGGTGAAAATCGTCAGGTATCCCAGGATGTAATGCAAAAATTGGAATCATTGATTCTTAAATATATAGATTTACTCAATTTAGAGGAGGTTGGTACCATCTGTTTGGGGTTCTTTAAATCTAGTACTAGTCTCTCTGAATTTGTCATGCGGAAATTTGGAGACTTGGCTTGTGCTGACATGCAGCATCTGAGTAGTCACACCTTAGTGAATATTCTTAAAATGTTCCGTTTCACTCACGTGGATCACATCAATTTCATGAAGCAGTTTGGAGAGATTGCTCCTCAGCGAATTCCTTCCCTGGGAGTTCAGGGTGTCATGCACTTGACTCTTGCCTGCTCGGCCTTACGCTTCCTGGATGAAGGAGTACTGAATGCAGTGGCTGCATCTTTGCCTCCTAGGGTGGTGCACTGTCGAAGTAAAGATGTTGCCAAGATACTGTGGTCATTTGGAACTCTGAATTATAAGCCACCCAATGCAGAAGAATTTTACTCCAGTCTGATAAATGAGATTCAGAGAAAGATGCCTGAATTCAATCAGTTCCCAGAACACCTGCTCACCTGCCTGCTGGGCCTGGCGTTTTCGGAGTACTTTCCAATAGAGTTCATTGATTATGCTCTCAGTCCAGGGTTTGTCAGGTTAGCTCAGGAGAGAACTAAGTTTGACCTCCTTAAGGAACTGTATACTCTTGATGGTGCAGTAGGCATTGAGTGTCCAGATTACAGAGGCAATCGTCTTAGTGCTCACCTTCAGCAAGAGGGGTCTGAATTGCTGTGGAATTTAGCAAGAAAGGATATGAATTCAAAGCCTGAATTCTTAGAAACTCTCTCTTTACTTGACACCATGTTGGGGGGGCCCCAGTATATCAAGCACCATATGATTTTGCCTCATACCCGATCTTCTGACATAGAGGTCCAGCTTGATGTTAACCTGAAGCCGTTACCATTTAATAGAGAAGCCACACCAGCTGAAAATGTAGCCAAATTAAGGCTTAAGCATGTGGCAGTCAGACTTACAGATGATTTGATGAATCAGTTACTAAAAGGGAAAGCAAGAGGACATTTCCAGGGCAAAACTGAGTCAGAGCCTGGGCAGCAGCCCGTGGAGTTAGAGGAGAAGGCAGCTGCACCTTTGGGGGGCTCCCTTTGTAATATAGCAGATAAATCACGGGCCATGGAGATTGCTGGCCTATGCCCCCCAGCCTGCAGGCAGACTCCAAGAGTGAAGCTGGCTATTCAGTTTACAAACAGGAATCAATACTGCTATGGCTCCAGGAATCTCCTTGGACTGCACAGCATGAAGAGGCGGCAGCTGGTTCGGCTTGGCTACCGTGTGGTAGAATTATCCCACTGGGAATGGTTCCCAATACTGAAACGAACTCGCTTAGAAAAGTTGGCATTTCTCCATGAAAAAGTATTCACCTCTGCTCTCTGA